One part of the Saprospiraceae bacterium genome encodes these proteins:
- a CDS encoding trypsin-like peptidase domain-containing protein produces MSSKNIPFLIIGICIITSIFTSWLVFNLLYKSNQSNTVESRLLHQVNYDPQSNSQKMLSTWATFSPQNSGNFVFAASKSTPAVVFIESIMEDQESIFSIPNRGIATGSGVLVSEDGYIVTNNHVVESADKIQVLLNDNREFVATLIGTDPTTDLAVLKIEAVSLPYLEFGNSDSSLIGEWVLAVGNPLRLQSTVTAGIISAKARNINILNNQQYRIESFIQTDAAVNPGNSGGALVNMTGELIGINTAIMSQTGRYEGYSFSIPSNLVKKVITDIKNFGTVQRGLLGVVIEEINDERAKLYGLTSVAGVFISNTTKDGAADLAGLQPEDIILEINSRRIHSVPELQEIIGRLRPGSKIEIKYWRNKKQIETEAILKNQANTTSLISARRDPILLDLGFEVRDLTDIEKALFKESGVKVLSIYQGSIIESTNMAPNYIITSVNGKKVQNSDDFIKYLKETDKNVLLNGFYEKYKGRFPYRFNKN; encoded by the coding sequence ATGAGCTCAAAGAACATTCCGTTTTTAATTATTGGTATTTGCATAATCACAAGCATTTTTACCAGTTGGTTGGTTTTCAATCTTTTATATAAGTCAAATCAGTCGAATACTGTTGAATCCAGGTTACTACATCAGGTGAATTATGACCCACAAAGCAATTCCCAAAAAATGCTTTCAACATGGGCCACTTTTTCACCTCAAAATTCTGGAAATTTTGTGTTTGCCGCTTCTAAAAGTACACCGGCAGTCGTTTTTATCGAATCCATCATGGAAGATCAGGAATCCATTTTTTCAATTCCGAACAGAGGAATTGCAACTGGTTCAGGCGTATTAGTTTCTGAAGATGGATACATTGTAACAAATAATCATGTTGTAGAATCCGCTGATAAAATCCAAGTGTTGCTCAATGATAATCGAGAATTCGTTGCAACCCTTATCGGTACAGATCCTACTACAGATTTAGCAGTTCTTAAAATTGAAGCAGTTAGTTTACCTTATTTAGAATTTGGAAATTCGGATTCTAGTTTAATTGGCGAATGGGTGCTTGCTGTTGGTAACCCGCTTAGACTTCAATCTACTGTTACCGCCGGAATTATTTCTGCCAAAGCCCGCAATATTAATATTCTCAATAATCAACAATATAGAATTGAATCCTTCATCCAAACGGATGCAGCTGTAAATCCAGGAAATAGCGGTGGCGCTTTGGTAAATATGACAGGAGAATTGATTGGTATAAATACAGCTATCATGAGCCAGACTGGGCGATATGAGGGTTATTCTTTTTCAATTCCATCGAATCTTGTGAAAAAAGTGATCACCGATATTAAAAATTTTGGCACCGTTCAGCGAGGCCTTTTAGGTGTCGTCATCGAAGAAATAAATGACGAGCGAGCTAAGTTGTATGGACTAACTTCAGTTGCCGGTGTATTTATTAGTAATACTACAAAAGATGGCGCTGCCGATCTTGCAGGTTTACAACCAGAAGACATTATTCTTGAAATAAATAGCAGAAGAATTCATTCTGTACCAGAATTACAAGAGATCATTGGAAGACTAAGGCCCGGTTCTAAAATAGAAATTAAATATTGGAGAAACAAAAAACAAATTGAAACAGAGGCTATTTTAAAAAATCAAGCTAACACTACCTCATTAATTAGTGCTCGACGAGATCCAATCTTATTAGACTTGGGTTTTGAAGTACGAGATTTAACAGATATAGAAAAAGCACTTTTTAAAGAATCTGGCGTAAAAGTTCTTAGTATTTATCAAGGTAGTATTATTGAAAGCACGAATATGGCACCAAATTATATCATTACTTCAGTAAATGGAAAAAAGGTTCAAAATTCTGATGACTTCATAAAATATTTGAAAGAGACGGATAAAAATGTATTGCTGAATGGGTTTTATGAAAAATACAAGGGTCGTTTTCCCTATCGATTCAATAAGAATTAA
- a CDS encoding bifunctional nuclease family protein gives MSNQDHKVVELEIIALSHSVTQSQNYAVVLGELEGNRRLPIVIGGYEAQAIAVVLERMTPNRPLTHDLFKNALSSFGIEVKEIVINDLLDGIFYSQLICEKEGEIIKIDSRTSDALALAVRFSCPVYTYEFIMEAAGVVLEEAEEDIKKQIIKKEKPQKAYSSYSTEELQKLLEKVLEEENYEKAAHIRDELNKRK, from the coding sequence ATGTCAAACCAAGATCATAAGGTTGTTGAATTAGAAATTATTGCGCTTTCACACAGTGTCACCCAATCGCAAAACTATGCGGTAGTGCTTGGTGAGTTGGAAGGGAATAGAAGATTGCCCATAGTTATTGGCGGTTATGAAGCTCAAGCTATTGCCGTTGTATTGGAGAGAATGACTCCCAATAGACCATTAACACATGATTTGTTTAAGAATGCTTTATCCTCTTTTGGAATTGAGGTTAAAGAAATTGTAATAAATGATTTATTAGATGGTATTTTTTATTCTCAATTAATCTGTGAAAAAGAAGGTGAAATAATTAAGATTGATTCCAGAACCTCAGATGCTCTTGCGCTAGCAGTTCGTTTTAGTTGCCCTGTATATACATATGAATTTATTATGGAAGCAGCCGGTGTTGTTTTGGAGGAAGCGGAGGAAGATATCAAAAAGCAGATTATTAAAAAAGAGAAGCCTCAAAAAGCTTATAGTAGTTATAGTACAGAAGAGCTTCAAAAATTATTAGAAAAGGTTTTAGAAGAAGAAAACTATGAAAAGGCAGCTCATATTCGGGATGAATTAAATAAACGCAAATAA
- the dapF gene encoding diaminopimelate epimerase — protein MKRKIPFEKYEASGNDFVILDFFEFELIDLKNRDLIQKICDRHFGVGADGLIALCSEEGFDFHMKYFNSDGQASSFCGNGSRAAIRYMMHKQAKFSFSFIATDGIHAGFIEEELVSVKMRDIPTFVKTTYGSLIESGSPHLIVEVEDPFKFPVNEEGRLLRHKFDPEGVNVNFIKCSGSKLEIATYERGVEWETLACGTGVTASAYYKCFKDGLSGEQVVPVKAKGGELEVKMTLNGSSATEIWLKGEANKVFSGFYDLF, from the coding sequence ATGAAACGAAAAATTCCATTTGAAAAATATGAAGCATCCGGAAATGATTTTGTAATTCTTGATTTTTTTGAATTTGAATTGATTGACTTAAAAAACCGGGACTTAATACAAAAAATATGTGATCGACATTTTGGTGTTGGCGCTGATGGATTGATTGCATTATGTTCTGAAGAAGGCTTTGATTTTCACATGAAATACTTTAATAGTGACGGCCAAGCTTCCAGTTTTTGTGGAAATGGGAGTCGGGCTGCAATTCGGTACATGATGCATAAACAAGCGAAATTTAGTTTTAGTTTTATTGCAACGGATGGAATCCATGCAGGTTTTATAGAAGAAGAATTGGTTTCAGTAAAAATGAGAGATATTCCGACATTTGTTAAAACAACTTATGGCTCATTGATAGAAAGCGGTTCGCCTCATTTAATTGTGGAAGTAGAAGATCCATTTAAATTTCCAGTCAATGAAGAAGGCCGACTATTAAGACATAAATTTGATCCGGAAGGAGTAAATGTAAATTTCATAAAATGTTCAGGATCAAAATTGGAAATTGCAACGTATGAACGTGGTGTAGAATGGGAAACACTGGCATGCGGTACCGGGGTAACGGCAAGTGCTTATTATAAATGTTTTAAAGATGGATTATCTGGAGAACAAGTAGTTCCTGTAAAAGCAAAAGGTGGTGAACTAGAAGTTAAAATGACATTGAATGGATCTTCAGCTACAGAAATTTGGCTAAAGGGAGAAGCGAATAAGGTATTCAGTGGTTTTTACGATTTATTCTAA
- a CDS encoding PLP-dependent transferase: MHKHRINLISDTVTLPTKNMLEFMVQAKLGDDVFKEDPTVSELENRLANMFNQEAGLFCPSGTMANQIAIKGHTNPLDELICDINSHVFQYEVSGYAFHSGISINPLVGDFGKLSGALIEKAIKPDQDWLPNTKLVVIENTGNRSGGNYYSLNEIHEISAICRKRNLKLHLDGARIFNAILAANYSPSDIGNFFDSISICLSKGLGAPVGSVLIGSREWIQKCRKIRKVMGGGMRQAGILAAAGLYALDHHLGRLQTDHDHAAQLEQCLSKLTYVDRIRKVYTNIVIFDLTNEITPENFLKQLMVFGINASAFGNQSIRFVTHLDFTKEMLFEVEDVLKNKIVY, translated from the coding sequence ATGCATAAACACAGGATAAATTTAATTAGTGATACGGTTACGCTTCCAACAAAAAATATGTTGGAATTTATGGTTCAAGCAAAATTAGGCGATGATGTTTTTAAAGAAGATCCAACAGTATCTGAACTTGAAAACAGACTTGCCAATATGTTTAATCAAGAAGCCGGTTTATTTTGTCCTTCCGGAACCATGGCAAATCAAATAGCCATTAAGGGACATACCAATCCTTTGGATGAGTTAATTTGTGATATCAATAGCCATGTGTTTCAATATGAAGTTTCGGGATATGCTTTTCATAGTGGAATATCAATTAACCCATTAGTTGGAGATTTTGGAAAATTGTCGGGTGCATTAATTGAAAAGGCTATTAAACCAGATCAAGATTGGTTACCAAATACGAAACTTGTTGTAATAGAAAATACAGGAAATAGATCGGGTGGCAATTATTACAGTCTGAATGAAATTCATGAAATTTCTGCAATATGTCGTAAACGAAATCTAAAGTTACATTTAGATGGCGCAAGGATTTTCAATGCAATTCTTGCTGCAAATTATTCACCTTCCGATATCGGTAACTTTTTTGATTCTATTTCTATTTGTCTTTCAAAAGGATTAGGAGCCCCTGTGGGCTCAGTATTAATTGGTTCGCGGGAATGGATCCAAAAATGTAGAAAAATCAGGAAAGTAATGGGTGGTGGTATGCGTCAAGCAGGAATTCTCGCTGCAGCTGGTCTATATGCTTTAGATCACCATTTGGGAAGACTTCAGACTGATCATGATCATGCAGCGCAACTTGAACAATGCTTATCGAAATTAACGTATGTCGATAGGATTCGAAAAGTATATACTAATATTGTGATATTCGATTTGACGAATGAAATTACGCCAGAAAACTTTTTAAAACAATTGATGGTTTTTGGAATTAATGCTTCAGCTTTTGGAAATCAATCGATTCGATTTGTTACACATCTTGATTTTACAAAAGAAATGCTATTTGAAGTGGAGGATGTTTTAAAAAATAAAATCGTCTATTAA
- a CDS encoding electron transfer flavoprotein subunit beta/FixA family protein, with product MKLLVCISKTPDTTSKISFDSQGKRFIEEGVQYILNPYDEWYSLVRGIELKEKFGGQVDVIHVGLASSDILIRKALAIGADAAFRVDADPENSDDVAFQISNFAKDKSYDIIFVGKETIDHNSSEVGSRLAQYLDLPFVSYCNSLSIELPNASCSCEIEGGIELVELKIPFVLSAAKGLAEQRIPNMKGIIDAKKKPLEVINKVSVEHLVELVEFELPVAKSGVQMINPNDIDTMVGIFKSELKII from the coding sequence ATGAAATTATTGGTGTGTATCAGTAAAACTCCGGATACAACTTCAAAAATAAGTTTTGATTCACAAGGAAAGCGATTTATTGAAGAAGGGGTGCAATATATTTTAAATCCTTATGATGAATGGTATTCATTAGTACGTGGTATTGAATTAAAAGAGAAATTTGGAGGCCAGGTAGATGTGATTCACGTTGGACTTGCCAGTTCAGACATATTAATTCGGAAAGCCTTAGCAATTGGTGCAGATGCTGCGTTTCGAGTGGATGCGGACCCTGAGAACTCAGATGATGTGGCATTCCAAATTTCAAATTTCGCAAAAGACAAATCTTACGATATCATATTTGTCGGTAAGGAAACAATTGATCATAATAGTTCTGAGGTTGGTAGTAGATTAGCCCAATATTTGGATCTTCCATTTGTTTCATATTGTAATAGTTTAAGTATTGAGTTACCAAATGCTAGCTGTAGTTGTGAAATCGAAGGTGGAATTGAATTGGTAGAATTAAAAATTCCATTCGTATTGTCTGCTGCAAAAGGACTTGCAGAGCAACGGATCCCAAATATGAAAGGTATCATAGATGCTAAGAAAAAGCCGTTGGAAGTGATTAATAAAGTATCTGTTGAACATTTGGTTGAATTGGTTGAGTTTGAGTTGCCAGTCGCAAAATCTGGTGTTCAGATGATCAATCCAAATGATATCGATACCATGGTAGGCATTTTTAAAAGTGAATTAAAAATTATTTGA
- a CDS encoding acyl-CoA carboxylase subunit beta, which produces MNQSFDLVFNQNEDAMKLYLSKLRKEIDTIELGGGLKKLENQRSEGKLTARERIQYLLDDQKPQFELGAFAGYEMYEEYGGCPAGGVIVVIGYIQSKLCIVVANDATVKAGAWFPITGKKNLRAQEIALENHIPIIYLVDSAGVFLPMQDEIFPDKEHFGRIFRNNAVLSSKGIPQIAAVMGSCVAGGAYLPIMSDEALIVEKTGSIFLAGPYLVKAAIGEDVDIESLGGATTHCEISGVTDYKMKDDKHCLDTIKKLVDKINNHAKSNLDQIESKEPKIPTEKIIGYFPSEAVKPYDMGRILDCIVDDDSIVYYKEDYGKTILCAYARIGGYAIGIVANDRRIIKSGKGEMQMGGVIYSDSADKATRFILNCNQKKIPLLFLHDVTGFMVGTRSEHGGIIKDGAKMVNAVANSTVPKFSIIIGNSYGAGNYAMCGKAYDPRFIAAWPTAKIAVMGGAQAAKVLTQIQIQSLKSKGKAPEPEEEKKLFDQINAKYQKQTTAYYAAARLWVDAIIDPIQTRNWILMCIEVSKFQKIEDFNPGVIQT; this is translated from the coding sequence ATGAATCAATCATTTGACCTGGTATTCAATCAAAATGAAGATGCAATGAAATTGTATCTTTCTAAATTGCGCAAAGAGATTGACACCATCGAATTAGGTGGTGGCCTAAAAAAACTAGAAAACCAACGTTCGGAAGGAAAATTAACAGCAAGAGAAAGAATTCAATATCTATTGGATGACCAGAAACCACAATTTGAACTTGGTGCATTTGCAGGATATGAAATGTATGAAGAGTATGGCGGTTGTCCAGCGGGTGGTGTAATTGTAGTGATTGGATATATTCAATCAAAACTATGCATCGTTGTTGCAAATGACGCAACGGTAAAAGCTGGTGCATGGTTTCCTATCACCGGTAAGAAAAATTTACGCGCTCAGGAAATAGCATTAGAAAATCATATACCAATTATCTACCTAGTTGACAGTGCAGGTGTATTTCTACCAATGCAGGATGAAATTTTTCCAGACAAAGAACATTTTGGTCGAATTTTTAGAAACAATGCAGTATTATCGTCAAAAGGAATCCCACAGATTGCTGCTGTTATGGGAAGCTGTGTAGCAGGTGGTGCTTATTTGCCAATTATGTCTGATGAAGCTTTGATAGTTGAAAAAACAGGTTCCATATTCTTGGCGGGTCCTTATCTGGTAAAAGCAGCTATAGGTGAAGATGTGGATATAGAATCCTTAGGGGGTGCTACCACACATTGCGAAATTTCTGGAGTAACAGATTACAAAATGAAAGATGATAAACATTGTCTGGATACTATTAAAAAATTAGTTGATAAAATAAATAATCACGCAAAATCAAATTTAGATCAGATTGAATCAAAAGAACCGAAAATACCGACCGAAAAAATCATAGGTTATTTTCCATCAGAAGCCGTGAAGCCATATGATATGGGAAGGATACTTGACTGTATTGTAGACGATGATTCAATCGTGTATTATAAAGAGGACTATGGAAAAACCATACTTTGTGCTTATGCTAGAATTGGAGGATATGCAATTGGAATTGTTGCAAATGACAGAAGAATTATAAAATCGGGAAAAGGAGAAATGCAAATGGGCGGAGTTATCTATTCAGATTCTGCAGATAAAGCAACTCGATTTATACTAAATTGTAATCAAAAGAAAATTCCGTTATTATTTTTACACGATGTAACTGGGTTTATGGTTGGAACCAGATCTGAACATGGTGGCATTATTAAAGATGGAGCAAAAATGGTGAATGCAGTAGCAAATTCAACAGTTCCAAAGTTTTCAATAATTATAGGTAACTCCTATGGGGCAGGCAATTATGCTATGTGTGGAAAAGCCTATGATCCAAGGTTTATCGCAGCATGGCCTACTGCTAAGATTGCAGTAATGGGCGGAGCTCAGGCTGCAAAAGTATTGACTCAAATTCAAATTCAATCCTTAAAATCAAAAGGAAAAGCACCAGAACCTGAAGAAGAGAAAAAATTATTTGATCAGATTAATGCAAAGTATCAAAAACAAACAACGGCATATTATGCAGCAGCAAGACTCTGGGTGGATGCAATTATTGATCCAATACAAACCAGAAACTGGATCCTTATGTGTATCGAAGTATCAAAATTTCAAAAAATCGAAGACTTTAATCCAGGTGTGATTCAAACATAG
- a CDS encoding electron transfer flavoprotein subunit alpha/FixB family protein, giving the protein MILVILDKAENHVKKASLEAISYAASLGEKSGQKVCGIIAEGVSNLGDLNKYGMSEVYEFKSPSYIDTQQWTEIISQAYHLLNPDYIILSNNSLGKSISGRLAVKLNLALISNVIGLKKNVEDVVIQKSVFSGKASAWYRLKNAKGILALMPNGYGLHEQKGSDTKILNLDINIPDSKIVLKDRVLIKGKTPLSEADIVVSAGRGMKDPSNWNLIEELADLVNATTACSRPVADSGWRPHHEHVGQTGIAIRPNVYIAIGISGAIQHLAGVNNSKKIFVINKDPEAPFFKAADYGVCGDLFEILPKLNEALRKAK; this is encoded by the coding sequence ATGATCTTAGTAATTCTAGATAAAGCAGAGAACCATGTTAAAAAAGCTTCTTTAGAAGCAATTTCATATGCAGCTTCCTTAGGTGAAAAATCTGGTCAAAAGGTGTGTGGTATAATTGCTGAGGGAGTTTCAAATTTGGGAGATCTTAACAAGTATGGTATGAGCGAAGTGTACGAATTTAAATCCCCATCGTACATAGATACTCAACAATGGACTGAAATCATATCTCAAGCATATCATTTGTTAAATCCTGATTACATTATTTTAAGTAATAATAGTTTAGGTAAATCAATTTCGGGTAGACTCGCTGTTAAATTAAATTTAGCATTGATTAGCAATGTCATCGGGCTTAAGAAAAATGTTGAAGATGTGGTAATTCAAAAAAGTGTTTTTTCCGGAAAAGCTTCAGCCTGGTATCGTTTAAAAAATGCTAAAGGAATCCTTGCTTTAATGCCAAATGGCTATGGTTTGCATGAACAAAAGGGTAGTGATACTAAAATTTTAAATTTAGATATAAATATTCCGGATTCAAAAATAGTTTTAAAGGATCGGGTACTAATTAAAGGAAAAACTCCCTTGTCAGAGGCTGATATTGTTGTTTCGGCAGGGCGAGGAATGAAAGATCCTTCCAACTGGAATTTAATAGAAGAACTTGCGGATTTGGTAAATGCAACAACTGCATGTTCTCGTCCTGTAGCAGATTCAGGATGGAGGCCACATCATGAACATGTTGGACAAACAGGAATTGCAATTCGCCCTAATGTTTATATTGCTATTGGAATTTCAGGAGCTATTCAACATCTAGCTGGTGTTAATAATTCGAAGAAGATTTTCGTTATTAATAAAGATCCGGAAGCACCTTTTTTCAAGGCAGCTGATTACGGAGTATGTGGTGATTTATTTGAAATATTACCGAAATTGAACGAAGCTTTAAGAAAAGCTAAATGA
- the bshB1 gene encoding bacillithiol biosynthesis deacetylase BshB1 — MPTQVDILAIGVHPDDIELSCSGTLLNHIQKGYSIGLLDLTLGELGTRGSASLRTEEAFQAAQKLSANFRVQLDLEDGFFNWNKESILKIIQVIRAAKPRIIFANAISDRHPDHGRAAKLVSDAIFYAGLEKIITIDQHGKNQIKWRPKHVLHYVQDHQLEADIICDISSVMNEKLEIIQCFKSQFYDPNSTEPVSPISGKDFFDVIKAKNKTYGRSMNVEYAEAFNFNGPIPLNNLIESLI; from the coding sequence ATGCCAACTCAAGTGGACATCCTTGCGATTGGAGTGCATCCAGATGATATTGAATTGTCTTGTAGTGGAACCCTCTTAAATCATATACAGAAAGGATATTCTATAGGTTTATTAGATCTAACTTTGGGTGAATTGGGCACTAGAGGAAGTGCTTCGTTGAGAACGGAAGAAGCGTTTCAGGCTGCCCAGAAGTTATCCGCTAATTTTAGAGTTCAATTAGATTTAGAAGATGGTTTTTTTAATTGGAACAAAGAATCTATTCTAAAAATTATTCAAGTAATCAGAGCTGCAAAGCCTCGAATAATTTTTGCAAATGCTATTTCAGACCGACATCCGGATCATGGACGTGCTGCGAAATTAGTGTCGGATGCAATATTTTATGCAGGACTCGAAAAAATTATCACCATCGATCAGCATGGTAAAAACCAAATAAAGTGGAGGCCAAAACATGTATTGCACTACGTTCAGGATCATCAATTAGAAGCTGATATCATTTGTGATATTTCATCGGTAATGAATGAAAAACTTGAAATCATACAGTGTTTTAAATCGCAGTTTTATGATCCTAATTCAACAGAACCCGTTTCGCCAATATCTGGAAAAGATTTTTTCGATGTAATTAAAGCTAAGAATAAAACCTATGGGCGAAGCATGAATGTAGAATATGCAGAAGCATTTAATTTTAATGGCCCTATTCCTTTAAATAATTTAATTGAAAGTTTAATCTAA
- a CDS encoding asparagine synthetase B, with the protein MAKYFVIIFMLFFTIHASFASYVLIPMDLKQSNHLKAYGIAYWIIDQKIEVYWLLNYRGGSFVFVNTKVFEKECITRGVSYEIISESEFLRIKTEIGNPEINEEVIKLEKAPKMAVYTPEFNEKGERIQPWDDAVTLALTYAEIPFDKIYDREIIHDLLPKYDWLHLHHEDFTGQYGRFYSGYHTQSWYIENQKRAENLSKELGFSKVSQCKLAVAKKIKEYVAGGGFMFAMCSATDSYDIALSADGLDICAVYYDNDGSDPNASSKLDFSKTLAFKDYTLKDNPIEYEFSTIDNTYDRQISAENDYFNLFDFSAKWDPVPTMLTQNHTRTIKGFMGQTTGFKKNLIKTDVLVLGDTKSADEVRYIHGSFGFGTWTFYGGHDPEDYQHRVGDPPTDLNLHPNSPGYRLILNNVLFPAAKKKERKT; encoded by the coding sequence ATATTGGATAATTGATCAAAAGATAGAGGTCTATTGGTTGTTGAATTATCGGGGCGGAAGTTTTGTTTTTGTGAATACGAAAGTCTTTGAAAAAGAATGTATTACCCGCGGTGTATCCTATGAAATCATTTCAGAATCTGAATTTTTAAGAATTAAAACAGAAATCGGTAATCCGGAAATTAATGAGGAAGTGATTAAATTAGAAAAAGCTCCTAAAATGGCAGTTTATACTCCAGAATTTAATGAAAAAGGAGAGCGAATTCAACCTTGGGACGATGCTGTAACATTGGCTTTAACATATGCGGAAATCCCATTTGATAAAATTTATGACCGTGAAATTATTCATGATCTTTTACCTAAATATGACTGGTTGCACCTTCATCATGAAGATTTTACAGGTCAGTATGGTAGGTTTTATTCTGGTTATCATACCCAATCTTGGTATATCGAAAATCAAAAACGAGCGGAAAACCTTAGTAAGGAATTAGGATTCTCTAAAGTTTCGCAATGTAAGTTAGCAGTTGCGAAGAAAATCAAAGAATACGTAGCCGGTGGTGGATTTATGTTTGCTATGTGTTCGGCAACGGATTCTTATGATATTGCATTATCTGCAGATGGATTAGATATATGTGCTGTTTATTACGATAATGATGGTTCAGATCCAAATGCTAGTTCTAAATTAGATTTTTCTAAAACTTTAGCTTTTAAAGATTATACTCTAAAGGATAATCCAATAGAATATGAATTTTCAACAATTGATAATACCTATGACCGGCAAATTAGTGCCGAAAATGATTATTTTAATTTATTTGATTTTTCTGCTAAATGGGATCCAGTTCCTACCATGTTAACACAAAATCATACGCGTACGATTAAAGGTTTTATGGGTCAAACCACTGGTTTTAAAAAGAATTTAATCAAAACGGATGTTCTTGTATTGGGGGATACAAAATCTGCAGACGAGGTCCGCTATATTCATGGAAGTTTTGGATTCGGTACCTGGACATTCTACGGAGGTCACGATCCCGAAGATTATCAGCATCGGGTAGGCGATCCTCCTACGGATTTAAATTTACACCCTAACTCGCCAGGTTATCGGTTAATATTAAATAATGTTTTATTTCCAGCAGCCAAAAAGAAAGAGCGTAAGACTTAG
- a CDS encoding ketoacyl-ACP synthase III, with protein MKSKVAGMGYYVPENVIRNEDLEKLMDTTDAWIQERTGIKERRYGTAHVETTSTMGAKAAEIAIQRAGINKEDIDFIIFATLSPDYFFPGCGVLLQRELKMTKQEAPALDVRNQCSGFLYGLSIADQFIKTGQYKNILLVGAEMHSMGLDFTTRGRNVSVIFGDGAGAFVIQPTENEEEGIINTVLHSDGTYAEELASLNPGSHGGHHLGKEQFGYPEQKYGGIFLTQKMWDDQLIFPNMNGPLVFKTAVIKFQEVIQEALQKAGLTSKDINMLIPHQANLRISQFIQQKLELRDDQVWNNIQKYGNTTAATIPIAVCEAWEAGKINKGDLICLAAFGSGFTWGSALIKW; from the coding sequence ATGAAATCAAAAGTTGCTGGAATGGGTTATTATGTGCCCGAAAATGTAATCAGAAATGAAGATCTTGAAAAATTAATGGATACTACAGATGCATGGATTCAGGAGCGAACTGGTATAAAGGAAAGACGCTATGGAACCGCGCATGTTGAAACTACTTCAACAATGGGCGCAAAAGCTGCAGAAATTGCAATTCAAAGAGCTGGAATTAATAAAGAGGATATCGATTTTATAATTTTTGCTACATTAAGTCCGGATTATTTTTTTCCAGGTTGTGGAGTTTTACTTCAGCGGGAATTGAAAATGACAAAGCAAGAAGCGCCAGCCTTGGATGTACGGAATCAATGTAGCGGCTTTTTGTATGGTTTATCAATTGCAGATCAATTTATTAAAACAGGACAATATAAAAATATTTTATTGGTAGGTGCTGAGATGCATTCGATGGGTCTGGATTTTACCACCCGAGGCAGAAATGTATCCGTAATTTTTGGTGATGGTGCTGGAGCATTTGTTATTCAACCAACAGAAAATGAAGAAGAAGGAATTATTAATACTGTATTGCATTCAGATGGTACATATGCAGAAGAATTAGCTTCCTTAAATCCAGGGAGTCACGGTGGTCATCATCTTGGCAAAGAACAATTTGGTTATCCTGAACAAAAATATGGTGGGATTTTCTTAACACAAAAAATGTGGGATGATCAATTGATTTTTCCCAATATGAATGGACCCCTTGTTTTTAAAACAGCCGTAATTAAATTTCAGGAAGTTATTCAAGAAGCTTTGCAGAAAGCAGGATTAACTTCAAAAGATATTAATATGTTGATTCCGCATCAGGCAAATTTGCGGATCAGCCAGTTTATACAACAGAAATTGGAATTACGCGATGATCAGGTTTGGAATAATATTCAGAAGTATGGCAATACAACTGCAGCAACCATACCAATTGCAGTTTGCGAAGCCTGGGAAGCGGGTAAAATTAATAAAGGTGATTTGATCTGTCTTGCTGCATTTGGAAGCGGATTTACATGGGGTAGTGCTTTGATTAAATGGTAA